Proteins found in one Fusobacterium varium genomic segment:
- the lptB gene encoding LPS export ABC transporter ATP-binding protein, translated as MKSLIAQNLSKSYKKRTVVDNVSLEVNKGEVVGLLGPNGAGKTTTFYMITGIIKPETGSVYCDNVDVTTYPMFKRANMGIGYLAQEPSVFRNLTVEENIAAVLEMKGVAKKEQQMIIEKLMEEFKLTHVRKSLGYSLSGGERRRIEIARTIANNPSFILLDEPFAGVDPIAVEDIQQIIRYLRDRGLGILITDHSVRETLRITEKAYIMANGKVLISGTPQEIADNETARKIYLGEKFKLD; from the coding sequence ATGAAAAGTTTAATAGCCCAAAATCTTAGTAAAAGCTATAAGAAAAGAACAGTTGTAGATAATGTAAGCCTTGAAGTAAATAAAGGAGAGGTAGTTGGACTTTTAGGACCAAATGGTGCAGGAAAGACAACAACTTTCTATATGATAACTGGGATAATAAAACCAGAAACAGGGTCAGTATATTGTGATAACGTAGATGTTACAACATATCCTATGTTTAAAAGAGCAAATATGGGAATAGGTTATCTAGCTCAAGAGCCGTCAGTTTTTAGAAACTTAACAGTTGAAGAAAATATAGCAGCTGTACTTGAGATGAAAGGTGTTGCAAAAAAAGAGCAACAAATGATAATAGAAAAGTTAATGGAAGAGTTTAAACTTACCCATGTAAGAAAATCTTTAGGTTATTCATTGTCTGGAGGAGAGAGAAGAAGAATAGAGATAGCTAGAACAATAGCTAATAATCCTAGCTTTATTCTATTAGATGAGCCTTTTGCTGGGGTAGATCCAATAGCAGTAGAGGATATTCAACAGATAATAAGATATCTTAGAGATAGAGGACTTGGAATCTTAATAACAGATCACAGTGTAAGGGAAACTTTGAGAATAACAGAAAAAGCCTATATAATGGCAAATGGTAAGGTTCTTATCAGTGGAACTCCACAAGAGATAGCTGATAATGAAACTGCAAGAAAAATCTACTTAGGAGAAAAATTTAAATTAGATTAA
- the alaS gene encoding alanine--tRNA ligase, with protein sequence MLTGNQIRKEFIEFFKAKNHKHFESASLIPDDATLLLTVAGMVPFKPYFLGQKEAPYPRVTTYQKCIRTNDLENVGRTARHHTFFEMLGNFSFGDYFKEEAIVWSWEFVTEVLKLDKDKLWVSVFTTDDEAEKIWIEKCNFPKERLVRLGEDENWWAAGPTGSCGPCSEIHVDLGPAYGGDENSKLGDEGTDNRFIEIWNLVFTEWNRMEDGSLQPLPKKNIDTGAGLERIAAMVQGKSNNFETDLLFPLVEEAARLTNSQYGRDNEENFSLKVITDHSRAVTFLVNDGVIPSNEGRGYVLRRILRRAVRHGRLLGQSELFLYKMVDKVVEIMGEAYSDLKENIAHIKKVVKIEEEKFSRTLDQGMQLVNQEIENAKKDGKDSLTGEVTFKLYDTYGFPYELTEEICEEKGIKVSKDEFEAKMQEQKERAKAAREVVMEKGQDSFIEEFYDKYGVTNFTGYETLKDTGKLLSIRDGKDGKKLMIFDTTPFYGESGGQAADFGVISGNNFEGKVIDVQKQKGIFTHTVEVVKGEAVEGEEYLLEVDEANRVATAKNHTATHLLHEALREVLGSHVQQAGSFVNGERLRFDFNHYEAMTPEEILKVEDIVNSKIAEAIEVSVKNMSMDEAKKAGATALFGDKYGDIVRVVNVEGFSIELCGGTHIDNIGKIGLFKIESESGIAAGIRRIEAVTGKGAFEFVQKLEALLVQIQKTVKANEVNLLERVEKMVETLKENEREIESLKDKLTYVESSFLKENAEVINGTTVVLKAFKSKTADELRKFIDLGKEKMTNAVIVLASSMDDKVIFAAGVTKDTISKVKAGNLVKEAAQITGGNGGGRPDFAQAGGKDTTKVTEALEAVRETLRKSL encoded by the coding sequence ATGTTAACAGGAAATCAAATTAGAAAAGAGTTTATTGAGTTTTTTAAAGCTAAAAATCATAAGCACTTTGAAAGTGCATCTCTAATTCCAGATGATGCAACACTATTACTTACAGTAGCAGGAATGGTACCTTTTAAACCTTATTTCTTAGGACAAAAAGAAGCACCATATCCAAGAGTAACTACATATCAAAAATGTATCAGAACAAACGACCTTGAAAATGTAGGAAGAACAGCTAGACACCATACATTCTTTGAAATGTTAGGAAACTTCTCTTTTGGAGATTACTTTAAAGAGGAAGCAATAGTATGGTCTTGGGAATTTGTTACTGAAGTATTAAAATTAGATAAAGATAAACTTTGGGTATCTGTATTTACAACTGATGATGAAGCAGAAAAAATTTGGATAGAAAAATGTAACTTCCCTAAAGAAAGACTTGTAAGACTTGGGGAAGATGAAAACTGGTGGGCAGCAGGACCAACAGGTTCTTGTGGACCATGTTCAGAAATTCACGTTGACTTAGGACCAGCTTATGGAGGAGATGAAAACTCTAAACTTGGAGATGAAGGAACAGATAACCGTTTCATAGAAATTTGGAACCTAGTATTTACAGAATGGAACAGAATGGAAGATGGAAGCTTACAACCACTACCTAAGAAAAATATAGATACTGGAGCAGGACTTGAAAGAATAGCTGCTATGGTACAAGGAAAATCAAATAACTTTGAAACAGATCTTCTTTTCCCATTAGTTGAAGAAGCTGCAAGATTAACAAATAGCCAATATGGAAGAGACAACGAAGAAAACTTCTCACTAAAAGTTATAACTGACCACTCAAGAGCAGTAACTTTTTTAGTAAATGACGGAGTTATCCCATCAAACGAAGGAAGAGGATATGTTCTTAGAAGGATTTTAAGAAGAGCAGTAAGACATGGAAGATTATTAGGACAATCAGAACTATTCTTATATAAAATGGTAGATAAAGTAGTAGAAATCATGGGAGAAGCATACTCAGATTTAAAAGAAAATATTGCTCACATTAAAAAAGTAGTTAAAATTGAGGAAGAAAAATTCTCTCGTACACTAGATCAAGGAATGCAACTTGTAAATCAAGAGATTGAAAATGCTAAAAAAGATGGAAAAGATAGTTTAACTGGAGAAGTAACATTTAAACTTTATGATACATATGGATTCCCTTATGAATTAACAGAAGAGATCTGTGAAGAAAAAGGAATTAAAGTATCAAAAGATGAATTTGAAGCTAAAATGCAAGAGCAAAAAGAGAGAGCAAAAGCTGCTAGAGAAGTAGTAATGGAAAAAGGACAAGATAGCTTTATAGAAGAGTTCTATGATAAATATGGAGTAACTAACTTTACTGGATATGAAACTCTAAAAGATACAGGAAAACTATTAAGTATCAGAGATGGAAAAGATGGTAAAAAACTTATGATATTTGATACAACTCCTTTCTATGGAGAATCAGGAGGACAAGCAGCAGACTTTGGAGTTATTTCAGGAAATAATTTCGAAGGAAAAGTTATAGATGTTCAAAAACAAAAGGGAATCTTCACTCATACAGTTGAAGTAGTAAAAGGAGAAGCTGTTGAAGGAGAAGAGTATCTATTAGAAGTAGATGAAGCAAATAGAGTTGCAACTGCTAAAAACCATACTGCTACTCACTTATTACATGAAGCATTAAGAGAAGTTTTAGGATCTCATGTACAACAAGCTGGATCATTTGTAAATGGAGAAAGATTAAGATTTGACTTTAACCACTATGAAGCAATGACTCCAGAAGAGATCTTAAAAGTTGAAGATATAGTAAATAGTAAAATAGCTGAAGCAATAGAAGTATCTGTAAAAAATATGTCTATGGATGAAGCTAAAAAAGCTGGAGCTACAGCACTATTTGGAGATAAATATGGAGATATAGTAAGAGTTGTTAATGTAGAAGGATTCTCTATTGAACTTTGTGGAGGAACTCACATAGATAACATTGGAAAAATCGGACTTTTCAAAATTGAAAGCGAAAGTGGAATAGCTGCTGGAATTAGAAGAATAGAAGCAGTTACAGGAAAAGGAGCATTTGAATTTGTACAAAAATTAGAAGCACTATTAGTTCAAATTCAAAAAACAGTAAAAGCTAATGAAGTAAATCTACTAGAAAGAGTAGAAAAAATGGTAGAAACTTTAAAAGAAAATGAAAGAGAGATTGAATCTCTAAAAGATAAACTTACTTATGTGGAATCTTCATTCTTAAAAGAAAATGCTGAAGTAATCAATGGAACAACTGTTGTATTAAAAGCATTCAAGAGCAAAACAGCTGATGAATTAAGAAAATTCATTGACTTAGGAAAAGAAAAAATGACAAATGCTGTTATAGTTTTAGCATCTTCAATGGACGATAAAGTTATATTTGCAGCAGGAGTAACAAAAGACACTATCTCTAA